The Prosthecobacter dejongeii genome contains a region encoding:
- a CDS encoding beta strand repeat-containing protein: MRQLLCSLIGFFVVSSLSAQTRTWTGAGADDNWGTAANWGGTAPVAGNSIGFAGTTRLNTINNLAADTNIAGIFFLSGAGTFNLAGNRITLGGNITQSGTALQTIDLNMVLSATRFFTQGSAAATTTGNIVVNGVVSGSGGLVKAGANTSNTTLHNTLTLTAANTYTGGTYASSGSLTLSGAGSVLNSSGIYVDNGAAIGSIYSMGGRLLLDNSAGNLNRLGDTTPVYLRAIGNLQLTGNATADTTETIGQINLGSTVSGGRGIITLDGTAAGRLHTLAAAGLTRNTTSTLLARGTNLGQADTNATRITLASTSGLSFVGTSSASGLTPGSVKDIRIVPYMVGDITATGNGSSFVTYDAVSGLRPLAASEYTVLSAGFVNTPTPENTTGFNGTITSASPTVNSLRFVHTSTTTLAGTGTLSIASGALANFGTASTAINGFSSITFGDGTWNEGVITSQGSVLTINSPIHVTGGGGITKAGASEVVLTVANTYTGETNIHQGRLTISHPNALGSTSGRTVVSALDGGQLALSNNISVAEPIMLVGENGGFGAALVNLSGTNTLTGLLSMTGSSRVSIGGILNVTGGMNVVTSAQLVINGSGTLNFSGQPVVLGSTGNFYMDSNMLTTLGSTGHFWNATRVSASGTGTILRMMGENALPERSELILGVNYALNGNLDLNGFNQLVGSLYSGSSGTGTTTTGTRVITSATPATLTVNQFTTTTYDGFFSGAVSLVKSGTGSLALMGNNTTTGTTSVNNGTLILDYTTAANGSKLADGAALNLGTATLQLDRTATSAGSHVEVVASTTLQGAANITRLGGTSSLQLNEITREGGTLNIAAAGIATTDTLNNGAGMLGTWATFGGTDWAVNSTNAADGAITAFTGYSDINRLGTSAVPNTSAANVRIINGGTAGNITLAAAVTDIQSLNMTANGGTTTIDPGTGEILRLGAQGGILHATGASALLIGTAANDGTLTAGGAPDTAGELIIQRWSTNDLTLHSTIANNGTGVVSVTIGGSNGTTGATRLTGTNTYTGRTTLLAGRVIIDAETALGLNPAAFAADQLTLNGGTLSTATAFSLDDTNRGITLGASGGTLEATSAANALALTVAVPITGNGPLNKTGTGDAQLSVANSYTGHTYVNAGRLRISHSLALGTSASGVTVASGAALRLEGTGLTLADPIFIAGQGASSAGALQSNTSGNSIVSGLITMPATGSTRITATNTGRLFVTGGFRSAASSTSDSLIVVGGVTFSDNPVNMYTGRLELVSGTNQPTIAVAGNTYGVLNSGWGALSQVTVSNAFSPTGALELGYHTTFSGASPNTTFNLNATQQTASELRTGAISIGSGGYATPTRILTGTAGSSLTLNQTTNSLFDGSLQGAVSLVKNGDGILSLQGNNTTTGDTVLNAGGIELRNSAGNVQSGTVGTSTTVGTGNFTTVLTGLTNATTTLLVGQPVTGAGIPAGSFIASIDSNSQVTIRSTVAATAGSTSATFGAVTGALTNSTLDYRGGALSFGVTTAATTLGGIKGTQNLNLTNAGNNPVALTVGGNNQSTLYSGAISGSGSLIKTGTGSLELTAASTHTGGITVNNGSLLVNNSSGSGTGFGTVSVLTGATLGGTGSIGSASSTASITLNSGGTLRIGTSHGGTGGSPADLELATSGLGTLTLSGTVQFDLFSRSAGINSLENNDLLRLTSATAVSLSGTLEVLNSTGSDTTTWAAGDSWRLFDWSAVSAETQHSGNFSNLILPTLNAGLAWDTSALFTTGFITITPEPGRAFLLAIGGFSLLLRRRRRVG, encoded by the coding sequence ATGCGTCAACTGCTTTGCAGCCTGATTGGTTTTTTCGTCGTCTCATCCCTTTCTGCCCAAACTCGCACCTGGACGGGTGCCGGTGCGGATGACAACTGGGGCACCGCAGCTAACTGGGGCGGCACCGCCCCAGTGGCAGGCAACAGCATCGGTTTTGCGGGTACCACCCGACTGAATACCATCAATAACCTGGCAGCAGACACGAACATTGCCGGGATCTTTTTTCTCTCAGGCGCAGGCACCTTCAACCTGGCTGGAAACCGCATCACGCTCGGCGGCAACATCACGCAAAGCGGCACGGCGCTCCAGACCATTGATCTGAACATGGTCCTGAGTGCGACACGCTTTTTCACACAGGGTTCCGCCGCTGCGACGACGACCGGGAATATTGTGGTCAATGGGGTGGTCAGCGGTTCAGGCGGCTTGGTCAAAGCAGGAGCCAACACTTCCAATACCACTTTGCATAACACCCTGACACTGACTGCTGCCAATACTTACACGGGCGGCACCTATGCCTCCTCCGGGTCATTGACCCTCTCCGGAGCAGGCTCCGTCCTCAATAGCAGCGGTATTTATGTAGATAACGGGGCGGCGATCGGCAGCATTTATTCCATGGGCGGGCGCTTGCTCCTAGATAACTCCGCAGGGAATTTGAACCGCCTGGGTGACACCACACCTGTGTACCTCCGTGCGATCGGCAACCTTCAACTCACCGGCAACGCCACAGCGGACACGACGGAAACGATTGGCCAGATCAATCTGGGCAGCACGGTATCCGGGGGGCGTGGCATCATCACGCTGGATGGCACTGCGGCGGGCCGCCTGCACACCCTGGCAGCAGCGGGCCTAACACGCAATACCACCAGTACCCTGCTGGCCCGTGGAACGAATTTGGGGCAGGCAGATACGAACGCCACCCGCATCACCCTGGCCTCCACCAGCGGCCTGAGTTTTGTTGGCACCAGTTCCGCCAGCGGCCTCACACCGGGATCGGTCAAAGACATTCGCATTGTCCCCTACATGGTCGGAGACATCACCGCGACTGGAAATGGATCCAGCTTCGTCACCTATGACGCTGTCAGTGGTTTGCGTCCATTGGCTGCCAGCGAATACACGGTCCTTTCTGCGGGCTTCGTCAACACGCCGACACCTGAAAACACCACCGGTTTCAACGGCACCATCACTTCGGCAAGTCCCACGGTGAACTCCCTGCGGTTCGTCCATACTTCAACAACCACTCTGGCTGGTACGGGGACGCTGTCGATTGCCAGCGGCGCACTGGCGAATTTTGGCACGGCAAGCACGGCCATCAACGGGTTCAGCAGCATCACTTTTGGGGATGGCACTTGGAACGAAGGCGTCATCACTTCCCAAGGAAGCGTCCTCACCATCAATTCTCCGATTCATGTCACGGGCGGCGGTGGCATCACCAAGGCTGGGGCCAGCGAAGTGGTACTGACGGTGGCCAATACTTACACCGGTGAAACCAACATCCATCAAGGGCGGTTGACCATTTCGCATCCGAATGCCCTGGGCAGCACCAGCGGGCGCACCGTGGTGAGTGCCTTGGATGGCGGGCAGTTGGCGTTGAGCAACAACATCTCTGTTGCTGAACCCATCATGCTGGTAGGTGAAAATGGCGGCTTTGGTGCAGCCCTGGTGAACCTGTCCGGCACCAACACCCTCACGGGCTTGCTGTCCATGACAGGGAGTTCTCGAGTGAGCATTGGCGGCATTTTGAACGTGACCGGCGGCATGAATGTGGTCACGAGCGCGCAGTTGGTCATCAATGGCAGCGGCACCCTCAATTTCAGCGGTCAGCCTGTGGTACTGGGATCCACCGGTAATTTTTACATGGACTCGAACATGCTGACCACTCTGGGCTCAACAGGGCACTTCTGGAATGCGACCCGCGTGTCAGCCAGCGGCACAGGAACTATTTTACGGATGATGGGTGAGAATGCACTGCCGGAACGCAGCGAATTAATCCTGGGCGTCAACTATGCGCTGAATGGCAACCTGGATCTCAATGGCTTCAACCAACTCGTCGGCTCTCTGTATTCGGGCTCTTCTGGCACTGGAACGACGACGACCGGGACACGTGTCATCACTAGCGCCACGCCTGCCACTTTGACCGTCAATCAGTTCACCACCACGACGTATGACGGTTTTTTCAGCGGGGCTGTTTCCCTGGTCAAATCAGGCACCGGATCCCTGGCGCTCATGGGTAACAATACCACGACGGGTACGACCTCCGTGAACAACGGCACGCTTATTTTGGACTACACCACCGCCGCCAATGGCAGCAAGCTGGCAGATGGAGCGGCCCTGAATCTGGGCACCGCCACCTTGCAACTGGATCGCACCGCGACGTCGGCAGGCTCCCATGTGGAAGTGGTCGCCTCCACCACGTTGCAGGGGGCAGCAAACATCACGCGCCTCGGTGGCACCTCCAGCCTCCAGCTCAATGAGATCACCCGCGAGGGCGGCACCCTGAATATCGCTGCGGCAGGCATTGCCACCACGGATACCCTGAACAATGGCGCGGGCATGCTCGGCACTTGGGCCACCTTCGGCGGCACGGATTGGGCGGTGAACTCTACGAATGCCGCAGATGGAGCCATCACCGCCTTCACCGGTTACAGTGACATCAACCGACTGGGCACCAGCGCGGTACCGAACACCTCTGCGGCCAACGTCCGCATCATCAATGGCGGAACCGCAGGCAACATCACCCTGGCCGCCGCCGTCACGGACATTCAGAGCCTGAACATGACCGCCAATGGTGGCACCACCACGATTGACCCTGGCACAGGCGAAATCCTGCGCCTCGGTGCCCAAGGCGGCATCCTTCACGCCACTGGGGCTAGCGCCCTCCTCATCGGCACCGCAGCCAATGATGGCACCCTCACCGCAGGGGGCGCACCGGACACCGCTGGGGAACTCATCATCCAGCGCTGGTCCACCAACGATCTCACCCTCCACTCCACCATCGCCAACAACGGCACGGGCGTGGTCTCCGTGACCATCGGCGGCAGCAATGGCACGACAGGAGCCACCCGCCTCACCGGCACCAACACCTACACAGGCCGCACCACCCTTTTAGCAGGCCGTGTCATCATAGACGCCGAAACGGCCCTGGGACTGAATCCCGCCGCCTTCGCAGCAGATCAGCTCACCCTCAATGGCGGCACCCTTTCCACCGCCACGGCCTTCTCCCTCGATGATACCAATCGCGGCATCACCCTGGGAGCCTCCGGCGGCACCCTGGAGGCGACCTCGGCAGCGAACGCCCTGGCCCTCACCGTCGCCGTACCCATCACGGGCAATGGCCCTCTGAACAAAACCGGCACGGGTGATGCCCAGCTCAGTGTCGCCAATAGCTACACCGGCCATACCTACGTGAATGCAGGCCGCCTGCGCATCAGTCATTCTTTAGCCCTGGGCACCTCCGCCAGCGGCGTCACAGTGGCCAGTGGAGCAGCCCTGAGACTGGAAGGCACGGGCCTAACCTTGGCCGATCCGATTTTCATCGCCGGTCAGGGAGCCAGCAGCGCCGGGGCTTTGCAAAGCAACACCAGCGGCAACAGCATTGTCTCAGGGCTGATCACCATGCCAGCTACGGGCAGCACGCGCATCACCGCCACCAACACCGGGCGGCTCTTTGTCACGGGCGGGTTCCGCAGTGCCGCCTCCAGCACCTCAGACTCCCTCATCGTCGTCGGTGGTGTCACCTTCTCAGACAATCCGGTCAACATGTATACAGGCCGCCTGGAACTCGTTTCCGGCACCAATCAGCCCACCATCGCCGTCGCAGGCAACACCTACGGCGTTTTGAACTCCGGCTGGGGTGCCCTTTCCCAGGTCACCGTGAGCAACGCTTTCAGCCCCACAGGCGCATTGGAGCTGGGCTATCACACCACTTTCAGCGGTGCCTCACCGAACACCACCTTCAATCTCAATGCCACCCAGCAGACCGCCTCTGAGCTGCGCACCGGGGCCATCTCCATCGGCTCCGGCGGTTATGCCACACCTACCCGCATTCTCACAGGCACGGCAGGCTCTTCACTGACCCTCAATCAAACCACCAACAGCCTCTTTGATGGCAGCCTCCAGGGAGCGGTGTCCTTGGTCAAAAACGGCGATGGCATTCTCAGCCTGCAAGGCAACAACACCACCACAGGAGACACCGTCCTGAATGCAGGCGGAATCGAACTCCGCAATTCTGCGGGAAATGTGCAATCTGGCACCGTCGGCACCAGCACCACCGTCGGCACTGGAAACTTTACCACCGTCCTCACAGGCCTAACCAATGCCACGACCACGCTGCTGGTGGGGCAACCTGTGACTGGCGCGGGCATCCCTGCGGGTTCCTTCATCGCTTCCATTGATAGCAATTCCCAAGTCACCATCCGCTCCACCGTCGCAGCCACCGCAGGCAGCACCAGCGCCACGTTTGGAGCTGTGACCGGAGCCCTGACCAATAGCACCCTGGACTATCGTGGCGGAGCCCTCAGCTTTGGCGTCACCACGGCTGCCACCACCTTGGGCGGCATCAAAGGCACGCAAAATCTGAACCTCACCAACGCAGGCAACAATCCCGTGGCACTCACCGTCGGCGGCAATAACCAGTCCACCCTTTACAGCGGCGCCATCAGCGGCAGCGGCTCCTTGATCAAAACCGGAACTGGCAGCCTGGAACTGACCGCCGCCAGCACCCACACAGGCGGCATCACCGTGAACAACGGCTCACTGCTCGTGAACAATAGCAGTGGCTCTGGCACAGGTTTCGGCACCGTCAGCGTCCTCACGGGAGCCACCCTGGGCGGCACCGGCAGCATCGGCTCCGCCAGTTCCACCGCCAGCATCACCCTCAATAGCGGCGGCACGCTGCGCATCGGCACCAGCCATGGTGGCACCGGCGGCAGTCCGGCAGATCTCGAGCTCGCCACCAGCGGCCTCGGCACCCTCACCCTCAGTGGCACCGTGCAGTTTGATCTCTTCTCTCGCTCCGCTGGAATCAACAGCCTCGAAAACAACGACCTGCTGCGCCTCACCTCCGCCACCGCCGTCAGCCTTTCCGGCACGCTGGAGGTTCTCAACAGCACCGGCAGCGATACCACCACGTGGGCTGCGGGAGATTCCTGGAGATTGTTCGACTGGAGCGCTGTCAGTGCTGAAACCCAGCACAGCGGCAACTTCAGCAACCTCATTCTCCCCACCCTCAATGCTGGGCTCGCCTGGGATACCAGCGCCCTCTTCACCACC